The genomic region ACAATGCAGGGCACCCATGGGGAAGCGTGCCCAGGCAAAGACAGCTAACAtccaggagggaggaagggatgcGCAGTCAGAGATGTGGGACCCAAAGATCATGATCCATGGGTTCCCAGAGAGGCGCCTTGAGGgagtgatgggggcaggggggggggggaggcctgggctgccagggaggtGGGGCCAGAGGAGCGATGGGCTGGCGCCCGCTCAGCCTGCCCTCACGCCCACAGCATACAAGGAGAAGATGAAGGAGCTGTCAGTGCTGTCGCTCATCTGCTCCTGCTTCTACTCACAGCCGCACCCCAACACCGTCTACCAGTACGGGGGTGAGTGCCTGGCCCCTGACCTGCCACTGCCTGCTGCCACCCGACTTCACTGTCCCCCTCCCATGGCGTCTGTGAACCCTTCTGGTTGATTGGCTTCTGGAGAAGGGTCCCTGGGGGAAGGGCTGGTTCTGGGGGCCCAGTCCTGCAGTCCCACATGAGAGGCTTCACCTCTTGTCTCAGCCCTTGACTTGGATGTGTGCTCAGCCTCCCCCCTCCTCACCCAGACCTCCTGAAGCCCCCACCTGCTCTTGCCCTGCAGACATGGAGGTGAAACAGCTGGACAAGAGGGCCTCCGGCCAGAGCTTTGAGGTCATCCTCAAGTCCCCTTCTGACCTGTCCCCAGAGAGTCCTGTGCTCTCCTCCCCCCCCAAGAGGAAGGACACCTCCCTGGAAGAGCTGCAGAAGCGGCTGGAGGCAGCTGAGGAGCGGAGGAAGGTCAGGAGCCACCCCTCTGGGTCCTGATGAAGATGGTCAGGAGGACTTGTAGCCACAGACCGAGTCCCCAAGGTGCAGGGTTCCCCAAGCATCTGCTGGGCTGCAGGCCTCTGGCAGAGAGTCTCTCACATCCCTGgactaccctctgagccatcagaatgagacgggggagggaggaaggattgCTGGGTGGCAGCCACTGGAGAAGATAAGAACCCAACATTGTTGGGAGGGGTACCCTCGGCCATACTGGCCAGATGGGAAGATCAGGAGGTAGCCCCAAGTGGGGCTCTGGGAGAGGAGGCTGGGTGGGCACCCTCCTGAGCAGGGGAGCTCAGGGTGCCCCTGGTAGAAGCGGGCCTCTCCTCCCCTTCTCACACCAGACTCTCTCAGACtgtaacacacacagaaaaccctaTGCTTTCAGGAGTGCTGTCCTGATGCCCAAGCCTGCTGGGCAGGGGTAGCAGCTCTATCCACCCCCTTACAGCAGGGCCAGTGAGACTTGGGAGCCCAGGCTTCTCAGGGTTACCTAGTAGTGACTGGCTCTTGAGTGGAGCCCTGCAGCTTTCTGAAGGAGGCTGAGGGAGGCTATTACCTCTGGGGCTCTTGGGTCTCCCCCTGGGACTGCCAGCAGCGCCACCCTCCTCCTTCTGACTCATCCCTTCCCCAGAGGCCCTGAGGGCCCCTCCACCGCCCCCAGCCCCTCAGGGAGTTCAGAACCTGGTGTGTATTAAGCACCTACTTTGTGCTCAGCGGGCAGACCTTTGAAGAAGAGACAGGGTGGGGTGGCGGGTGGGTGAAGCTCAGTAACAGCCCACAAACTTAGAGCTTCTTCCGCTCCTCCAATATTCCTTAGGGCAGCCCGGACTTTGGAGTGGGATGGAGAGGGGGCTCCCGGAGTCCAGCGGGGAAGGGGCAGCTCTGCGGCCAAGAGTGGACAGGAAGGGCTTGTCTGGGGATGAGATGATCACCCTAGCCGACGGCAGGACAGTGTAGGCCTGAGCTCTCACCGAGGACGAGTCCGGTGGGCTCGGGCTGGGCAGCGGGTCCCTGACAGCAGcgcggcggggtggggggtgtgccTGGAAGGGTGGACCCGGCCGCCCCTCACGCTCGCCCGCCCGGCACCCCCCACCCAACCCTCCGCCGCGCAGACACAGGAGGCGCAGGTGCTGAAGCAGCTGGCGGAGCGGCGCGAGCACGAACGCGAGGTGCTGCACAAGGCGCTGGAGGAGAACAACAACTTCAGCCGTCTGGCCGAGGAGAAGCTCAACTACAAGATGGAGCTCAGCAAGGAGATCCGCGAGGCGCACCTGGCGGCACTGCGTGAAAGGCTGCGCGAGAAGGTGCGCGCCCGGGCCTGGCCCGAGCAGTGGGTGGGGCCCGAGCAGGGGGCGGGGCCCGAGCAGGGGGCGGGGCGAAAGGCGGGTGGATCGGAGCAGGGGGCGGGGCCCGAAGCAGGAGGTCCCCAGGTGCTCCTTCTTTTGGCGGTGC from Muntiacus reevesi chromosome 2, mMunRee1.1, whole genome shotgun sequence harbors:
- the STMN3 gene encoding stathmin-3, yielding MASTISAYKEKMKELSVLSLICSCFYSQPHPNTVYQYGDMEVKQLDKRASGQSFEVILKSPSDLSPESPVLSSPPKRKDTSLEELQKRLEAAEERRKTQEAQVLKQLAERREHEREVLHKALEENNNFSRLAEEKLNYKMELSKEIREAHLAALRERLREKELHAAEVRRNKEQREEMSG